In a single window of the Bradyrhizobium erythrophlei genome:
- a CDS encoding ABC transporter substrate-binding protein, protein MRFTPTTTVRCILASLMGLLGFVCPGAGDSRAADADRQPIAIEFSYDRPINAGAAPFVLASTRGLFAAEGLAVTTDVASGSPEAIARVAAGTSDLALIDINELIRFRGSSNAPPVKAVFVLFNKSPYAIVGRKSRGIRALSDIEGKTLGVAEGDLSIRLWPALARQNGIKIANVTFDKISAAVREPMLSAGQVDAVAGFSYLSAVNLRDRGVPADDLAVLRYADYGCEAYGFAVIVNPAFAAKRPEAVKGFVRAAIAGLYLAIKEPVRAANEVAGRMGDGSPDLELERLRNVISDNLLTGEVKRNGIGGVDPARLDRSISQIAEDFKFQKRPSAADIFDNSFLPPLSDRLVNQPEN, encoded by the coding sequence ATGCGCTTCACTCCGACAACAACCGTCCGCTGCATTTTGGCTTCGCTGATGGGCCTGCTCGGTTTTGTCTGCCCCGGCGCAGGAGACAGCCGGGCGGCGGATGCCGATCGGCAACCGATCGCGATCGAGTTTTCCTACGACCGTCCGATCAACGCCGGCGCGGCCCCCTTCGTGCTGGCGTCGACCCGCGGTTTGTTTGCGGCGGAAGGCCTCGCGGTCACGACCGATGTCGCCAGCGGGTCGCCGGAGGCGATTGCGCGCGTCGCCGCGGGTACCAGCGATCTTGCGCTGATCGACATCAACGAACTGATCCGCTTCCGCGGCAGTTCAAACGCGCCGCCGGTCAAGGCCGTGTTCGTGCTGTTCAACAAATCGCCCTACGCCATCGTGGGCCGCAAAAGCCGCGGCATCCGCGCGCTCTCGGATATCGAGGGCAAAACGCTCGGCGTCGCCGAGGGCGATCTTTCGATCCGGCTTTGGCCGGCGCTGGCGCGGCAGAACGGCATCAAGATCGCCAACGTGACGTTCGACAAAATCAGTGCCGCCGTGCGCGAGCCGATGCTGTCGGCCGGTCAGGTCGACGCCGTGGCCGGATTTTCGTATCTGTCGGCGGTCAATTTGAGGGATCGCGGCGTTCCGGCCGACGACCTCGCAGTGCTTCGATATGCCGACTATGGCTGCGAGGCCTACGGGTTCGCGGTGATCGTCAATCCGGCGTTCGCCGCCAAAAGGCCCGAGGCCGTGAAGGGCTTTGTGCGCGCAGCGATTGCCGGCTTGTATCTGGCCATCAAGGAGCCCGTGCGCGCGGCCAACGAAGTTGCCGGTCGGATGGGGGACGGATCGCCCGATCTCGAGCTGGAGCGCCTGCGCAATGTAATCAGCGACAACCTCCTCACCGGCGAAGTGAAGCGCAACGGCATCGGCGGCGTCGATCCGGCTCGCCTGGACCGGTCGATCAGTCAAATCGCCGAGGATTTCAAATTCCAGAAGCGGCCGTCCGCGGCGGATATTTTCGACAATAGTTTCCTGCCTCCCCTCAGCGACCGCCTGGTCAACCAGCCCGAAAATTGA
- the hisE gene encoding phosphoribosyl-ATP diphosphatase, whose amino-acid sequence MSDSLERLYLAVIAAKDLDPAISRTARLFQRGPDKMAKKLAEEAIEVVIDAVNGNSEAVVRESADLLYNLTVLWASAGVRPEDVWREMERREHMLGIAEKLPKSAMKMPKASSPHAARRPIVALEGRGLRKRH is encoded by the coding sequence ATGAGTGATTCGCTCGAGCGGCTTTATCTGGCGGTGATCGCGGCCAAGGATCTCGATCCGGCAATTTCGCGAACCGCACGGCTGTTTCAGCGCGGCCCGGACAAGATGGCCAAAAAGCTGGCTGAGGAAGCCATCGAGGTCGTGATCGACGCCGTCAACGGCAATTCCGAGGCGGTGGTCCGCGAGAGTGCCGATCTTCTCTACAATCTCACCGTTTTATGGGCGTCGGCGGGCGTACGGCCCGAGGACGTGTGGCGCGAAATGGAGCGGCGCGAGCACATGCTCGGGATTGCCGAGAAGCTGCCAAAATCGGCCATGAAAATGCCCAAGGCGTCGTCGCCGCACGCCGCGCGGCGACCAATTGTCGCGCTCGAAGGCCGCGGCCTCCGCAAACGGCACTGA
- a CDS encoding YqaA family protein — protein MVVHRAMLRRIYDWCIDAAHKPYALWVMGAVAFAESSFFPVPPDVMLIPMSLARPQRAWLYAAICTATSVVGGMLGYMIGALLYDSIGHWLIEFYGLGGKVEAFRESYAHWGAWIIIGKGLTPIPYKLVTITSGFAGYNIWLFVMCSIIARGGRFFVVAILLNRYGEWIRVRIEKHLGLWVALGAAVLVLGFFVAFRMI, from the coding sequence ATGGTGGTTCATCGCGCCATGCTGAGACGGATTTACGATTGGTGTATCGACGCTGCGCATAAACCATACGCGCTGTGGGTCATGGGCGCGGTCGCGTTCGCGGAGAGCTCGTTTTTTCCGGTGCCGCCGGACGTGATGCTGATCCCGATGTCGCTGGCGCGGCCGCAGCGGGCCTGGCTGTACGCCGCGATCTGCACCGCGACCTCGGTCGTGGGCGGCATGCTTGGCTATATGATCGGCGCGCTGCTCTACGATTCCATCGGACACTGGCTGATCGAATTTTACGGCCTTGGCGGCAAGGTCGAAGCCTTCCGCGAGTCCTACGCCCATTGGGGTGCCTGGATCATCATCGGCAAGGGCCTGACACCGATTCCCTACAAGCTCGTCACCATCACCTCGGGGTTTGCCGGCTACAACATCTGGCTGTTCGTGATGTGCTCTATCATTGCGCGGGGCGGCCGCTTCTTCGTGGTCGCCATCCTGCTCAACCGCTACGGTGAATGGATCCGCGTCAGGATCGAGAAGCATCTGGGGTTGTGGGTGGCGCTCGGCGCCGCCGTACTGGTGCTTGGTTTCTTTGTCGCATTTCGAATGATCTGA